The proteins below are encoded in one region of Microvirga ossetica:
- a CDS encoding IlvD/Edd family dehydratase, with protein sequence MSNDPKSSPSGLRRNLTSYGDPGFSLFLRKAFIKAAGFSDDALDRPIVGITNTFSDFNPCHGNVPRLIEAVKRGVMLAGGLPMEFPTISIHESFASPTSMFLRNLMAMDTEEMIRAQPMDAVVLIGGCDKTVPAQLMAAVSADVPAIQLITGPMLVGYHKGEMLGACTDCRRLWGHHRAGAMDQDEVEVVSGRLAPTQGTCMVMGTASTMGCLVEALGIALPGTGSIPATHADRIRAAEASGRQAVMLAKSGTRPSEVLTEAAFRNAMVVLQAIGGSTNGLVHLAAIARRRGIRIDLEEFDQIGREVPVLVDLKPSGAQYMEHFHWAGGVPRLLQELRDHLVLDAVTVTGETIGAIADGAEDVPGQTTIRRRDNPLKTTGAMAVLRGNLAPSGAVIKHSAASPELLQHTGRAVVFESVEDLVTRIDDPDLDVTADDILVLRNAGPKGAPGMPEAGYLPIPKKLAQAGVKDMVRISDARMSGTAFGTIVLHIAPESATGGPLGLVRNGDQIQLDVPERRLELLVDKDELERRAKEWQPPAHLTEEARGYRGLYLRSVLQADEGCDFDFS encoded by the coding sequence ATGAGCAATGATCCTAAATCATCCCCGTCGGGCCTGCGCCGCAATCTCACCAGCTACGGCGACCCTGGTTTCTCTCTTTTTCTGCGCAAGGCGTTCATCAAGGCCGCAGGCTTTTCCGATGACGCCTTGGATCGGCCGATTGTCGGCATCACTAACACCTTCAGCGACTTCAATCCGTGCCACGGCAACGTGCCCCGCCTGATCGAGGCGGTGAAGCGGGGCGTCATGCTGGCTGGCGGGCTCCCGATGGAGTTCCCCACGATCTCCATCCACGAGTCCTTCGCCAGTCCAACCAGCATGTTCCTGCGCAACCTCATGGCCATGGACACGGAGGAGATGATCCGGGCCCAGCCGATGGATGCAGTCGTGTTGATCGGCGGTTGCGACAAGACTGTGCCGGCGCAGCTGATGGCGGCGGTGAGTGCTGACGTGCCGGCGATCCAGCTGATCACAGGCCCAATGCTTGTCGGCTACCACAAGGGCGAGATGCTCGGCGCCTGCACCGACTGCCGCCGGCTTTGGGGACACCACCGCGCCGGAGCCATGGACCAGGATGAGGTGGAGGTTGTCAGTGGACGTTTGGCTCCGACCCAGGGCACCTGCATGGTCATGGGCACGGCGAGCACCATGGGCTGCCTTGTCGAGGCGCTCGGCATCGCCCTGCCAGGGACCGGCTCGATTCCAGCCACCCATGCGGATCGGATCCGGGCGGCTGAGGCGAGCGGCCGCCAAGCAGTCATGCTGGCAAAGAGCGGAACCCGCCCGAGCGAGGTGCTGACCGAGGCGGCCTTCCGCAATGCCATGGTGGTGCTGCAGGCGATCGGCGGCTCGACCAATGGCTTGGTTCATCTGGCCGCTATTGCCCGCCGTCGTGGGATCAGGATCGATCTCGAGGAGTTCGACCAGATCGGGCGCGAGGTTCCAGTCCTTGTCGATCTGAAGCCTTCGGGCGCCCAGTACATGGAGCATTTCCACTGGGCCGGCGGGGTTCCCCGCCTGCTGCAGGAACTGCGCGATCATCTCGTTCTAGACGCCGTGACGGTCACGGGCGAGACCATCGGAGCCATTGCCGACGGCGCTGAGGACGTGCCTGGACAGACGACGATCCGTCGTCGGGACAATCCCCTGAAAACCACTGGCGCCATGGCGGTCCTGCGCGGGAACCTGGCTCCATCGGGTGCGGTGATCAAGCACTCGGCGGCATCGCCTGAGCTTCTTCAGCATACCGGCCGGGCGGTGGTGTTCGAGTCGGTTGAGGATCTGGTGACCCGGATCGACGATCCCGATCTCGATGTGACAGCGGACGATATCCTGGTTCTGCGTAATGCCGGCCCGAAGGGTGCTCCCGGCATGCCGGAGGCCGGTTACCTGCCGATCCCGAAGAAGCTCGCACAAGCCGGTGTGAAGGACATGGTCCGTATCTCCGACGCGCGCATGAGCGGCACTGCCTTTGGAACGATCGTTCTGCACATTGCTCCGGAGTCGGCAACTGGTGGCCCCCTGGGCCTTGTGCGGAATGGCGATCAGATCCAGTTGGATGTGCCCGAGCGCCGTCTCGAGCTCCTGGTGGATAAGGACGAGCTGGAGCGCCGCGCCAAAGAATGGCAGCCGCCAGCCCATCTTACTGAGGAGGCCCGCGGCTACCGTGGCCTTTACCTCAGGAGCGTGTTGCAGGCCGACGAGGGCTGCGACTTCGACTTCAGCTGA
- a CDS encoding MFS transporter — MLSIFANKTFRSLFIAQLVAVLGTGLATVALSLMAYDIAGAQAGSVLGTALAIKMIASVSLAPVAAALAERFSRKSILVGLDLIRAAVMVAFPFVTEVWQIYCLIFLLQAASAGFTPTMRATIPDVLPDERDYTRALSLTQLTYDLESVASPVIAALLLTFFNFHELFAGTVLGFLASAAFIAVTILPSRRIITQDKIAKRTLTGMRIYIGTPRLRGLLAFSLVASCGSAMIIVNTVVLVQANMGLTQTATALALATYGAGSMMAALCVPRLLEVIQDRAAMLIGASFIVVGMLAAGFIENFAPILAVMLILGMGYGLIQTPAGRLIRRSSGEADRATVFAAQFSFTHVCWLINYPLAGWLGAAIGLPNTFWLLGGLALLATVSALRLWPSKDPDVLPHVHDNLAPDHQHLHDGRTHGRTIRHAHAFVLDELHERWPTDR, encoded by the coding sequence ATGCTCTCGATCTTCGCCAACAAAACCTTTCGCTCCCTCTTCATCGCGCAGCTCGTGGCGGTGCTCGGGACGGGTCTTGCCACGGTTGCGCTGAGCCTGATGGCGTACGACATCGCGGGCGCCCAGGCCGGATCTGTTTTGGGAACAGCGCTCGCCATCAAGATGATCGCCAGCGTCAGCCTCGCGCCCGTCGCAGCTGCATTGGCCGAGCGCTTTTCGCGCAAGAGTATTCTCGTCGGGCTCGACCTGATTCGCGCAGCCGTCATGGTCGCATTTCCGTTCGTGACGGAGGTCTGGCAGATCTACTGCCTGATCTTCTTGCTCCAGGCGGCGTCCGCCGGCTTCACGCCGACAATGCGGGCCACCATTCCAGATGTGCTGCCGGATGAGCGAGACTACACGCGCGCGCTCTCGCTGACACAGTTGACCTATGATCTGGAAAGCGTCGCCAGCCCCGTGATCGCGGCATTGCTGCTCACGTTCTTCAACTTTCACGAACTCTTCGCAGGAACCGTGCTTGGCTTCCTGGCGTCGGCGGCATTCATTGCCGTGACGATCCTTCCGTCGCGCCGGATCATCACGCAGGACAAGATTGCAAAAAGAACCCTTACAGGAATGCGCATCTATATCGGGACGCCGAGGCTGAGAGGACTACTGGCCTTTTCCCTTGTTGCCTCCTGCGGCAGTGCGATGATCATCGTCAACACAGTGGTCCTTGTCCAGGCGAACATGGGTCTGACCCAAACCGCGACCGCTCTAGCCCTCGCCACATACGGCGCAGGGTCCATGATGGCCGCGCTGTGCGTCCCGCGCCTGCTCGAAGTTATCCAAGATCGGGCCGCCATGCTGATCGGGGCAAGCTTCATCGTCGTGGGGATGCTTGCAGCAGGCTTCATCGAAAACTTCGCTCCGATTCTTGCTGTCATGCTGATCCTTGGAATGGGCTACGGCCTCATCCAGACCCCAGCGGGACGGCTCATCCGCCGTTCATCCGGCGAGGCTGACCGCGCGACCGTCTTTGCGGCGCAGTTCTCATTCACTCACGTGTGCTGGTTGATCAATTATCCGTTGGCTGGCTGGCTCGGAGCCGCAATCGGCCTGCCGAACACCTTCTGGCTGCTCGGCGGTCTTGCCTTACTGGCGACCGTGTCTGCCCTGCGGCTTTGGCCGAGCAAGGATCCAGATGTCCTGCCTCACGTTCATGACAACCTCGCACCAGACCACCAACACCTGCACGATGGGCGCACACACGGGCGAACAATCAGGCATGCCCATGCTTTCGTGCTCGACGAGCTCCACGAGCGCTGGCCGACCGACCGGTGA
- a CDS encoding amino acid ABC transporter permease → MGIVTDSSSKSVSPGSVVSPLLRRYFGSPGRGLLSVLLVTFWVWAAWAVFKWAILDATWIAQDRSGCASGGACWAFVVARIDQFLFGFYPPDEHWRPALVLVLPLALFAVAVSDRFQSQRQMMGAAIVLVPIASLALLVGGIPGLPHVSADKWGGLALTIVIAETSFVASMPFAVLLALARRSQMPVISVLATGFIELWRGLPLVAILFMAVILLPLVMPPGFQIGRVEMAITALTIYSAAYLAEVVRGGLQAVPVGQLRAASALGFGYWRTLAYITLPQALGKVLPGIVNSAIALVKDTSYVMIVGLFDFINIVTAALSDPKWLGSPTEAYLFVAAVYWVVCFGLSRWGRSIEIRSARARGVVRS, encoded by the coding sequence ATGGGGATCGTGACGGACTCTTCCTCCAAGTCGGTTTCGCCAGGATCGGTCGTCTCGCCGCTGCTTCGGCGCTATTTCGGCAGCCCTGGTCGAGGTCTCTTAAGTGTGCTGCTCGTAACGTTCTGGGTATGGGCAGCCTGGGCGGTCTTTAAGTGGGCGATCCTCGATGCAACGTGGATCGCGCAAGACCGTTCCGGCTGTGCGTCCGGCGGAGCTTGCTGGGCCTTTGTGGTGGCTCGGATCGACCAGTTCCTGTTCGGCTTCTATCCGCCGGACGAGCACTGGCGACCGGCACTCGTTCTCGTCCTTCCGTTGGCCCTGTTTGCGGTTGCGGTCTCTGATCGCTTTCAAAGCCAAAGGCAGATGATGGGTGCTGCCATCGTTCTCGTGCCCATAGCCAGCCTTGCCCTCCTGGTCGGTGGCATTCCCGGCTTGCCGCATGTGTCGGCGGACAAGTGGGGTGGACTGGCGCTGACGATCGTCATCGCAGAGACGAGTTTTGTCGCCTCAATGCCCTTTGCGGTTCTTCTTGCACTGGCCAGGCGCTCCCAGATGCCTGTGATTAGCGTGCTCGCCACCGGCTTCATTGAGCTTTGGCGTGGGCTCCCGCTCGTGGCAATCCTCTTTATGGCCGTGATTTTGCTTCCGCTCGTCATGCCGCCAGGGTTTCAGATCGGCCGGGTTGAGATGGCGATTACGGCTCTGACGATCTACTCCGCTGCCTATCTAGCAGAGGTCGTGCGGGGAGGACTCCAAGCAGTTCCGGTGGGGCAGTTGAGGGCGGCAAGCGCACTTGGGTTCGGATATTGGCGGACGCTGGCGTACATCACGCTGCCGCAGGCCCTCGGCAAGGTCTTACCGGGCATTGTCAACTCGGCGATCGCGCTGGTTAAAGATACCAGCTACGTCATGATTGTCGGATTGTTCGACTTCATTAACATCGTGACCGCAGCATTGTCGGATCCGAAGTGGCTTGGATCGCCGACTGAGGCCTACTTGTTCGTGGCTGCTGTGTATTGGGTTGTCTGTTTCGGATTGTCGCGCTGGGGCCGGAGCATTGAAATCAGGAGCGCAAGAGCGCGTGGGGTCGTCAGATCATGA
- a CDS encoding GntR family transcriptional regulator: MDSVERQASAARVKQVANALEEEIALGWLQPRERLIEEDIASRFEVKRHVVREAIAELERMGLVERVQNKGAAVRMLSPTEVRQIYSVREALETLAAQQIPLPPLPETITTLIEIQEQHAAAVERGDSRAAFRANMAFHSALFSACGNPHLVEIIQSLAQKVHGARSFTAASPMHLAKARDEHWAMIEAIKASGREKLVQLCRDHLNPSRDTYIASLEGIVRLAKVRRLWQSLGHDHDAQPVPRLPLPGRNHQPSRLVVSLLQPELTGGRTDPRGAGRRGQLRDHP; this comes from the coding sequence ATGGACAGTGTGGAGCGTCAGGCATCGGCAGCCCGAGTGAAGCAGGTGGCGAATGCCCTCGAGGAGGAGATCGCCCTTGGATGGCTGCAGCCCCGGGAGAGGCTGATCGAGGAGGACATCGCGTCCCGGTTTGAGGTCAAACGGCATGTGGTGCGGGAGGCCATTGCCGAGCTTGAGCGCATGGGCCTGGTCGAACGTGTGCAGAACAAGGGCGCGGCTGTGCGCATGCTAAGTCCAACCGAGGTTCGTCAGATCTATTCCGTACGAGAAGCCCTGGAGACTTTGGCGGCGCAGCAGATCCCATTGCCGCCATTGCCAGAGACGATCACCACGTTAATTGAAATCCAGGAACAGCATGCCGCCGCCGTCGAGCGGGGAGATTCTCGGGCCGCATTTCGGGCGAACATGGCCTTCCACAGCGCGCTCTTCAGTGCCTGTGGTAACCCGCATCTCGTTGAGATCATCCAGAGCCTTGCCCAAAAGGTTCATGGTGCGCGATCTTTCACGGCAGCCAGCCCCATGCATCTAGCGAAGGCGAGAGACGAGCATTGGGCGATGATTGAGGCAATCAAAGCCTCCGGCCGGGAGAAGCTGGTTCAGCTTTGCCGGGACCACCTCAATCCGTCCCGTGATACGTATATCGCCTCTCTGGAGGGTATTGTCAGGTTGGCGAAAGTTCGGCGTCTATGGCAGAGTCTCGGGCATGACCACGACGCCCAACCCGTACCGCGGCTTCCGCTTCCCGGCCGAAATCATCAACCAAGCCGTCTGGTTGTATCACTGCTTCAGCCTGAGCTTACGGGAGGTCGAACTGATCCTCGCGGCGCGGGGCGTCGTGGTCAGCTACGAGACCATCCGTGA
- a CDS encoding IS6 family transposase — protein sequence MNQAVWLYHCFSLSLREVELILAARGVVVSYETIREWGLRFGRTYANTLKRRRPRPGDKWFLDEVFVRIGGKLHYLWRAVDQHGNVLDVLVQDRRNKKAAKRFFRKLLKGLCYVPRAIVTDKLGSYGAAKREILPSVEHRQSRYLNNRCEVSHQPTRRRERHMRRFKSVRHAQQFLAIHAQIHNHFQLRRHRLSASEYRAARDHAFATWREATGAALVG from the coding sequence ATCAACCAAGCCGTCTGGTTGTATCACTGCTTCAGCCTGAGCTTACGGGAGGTCGAACTGATCCTCGCGGCGCGGGGCGTCGTGGTCAGCTACGAGACCATCCGTGAGTGGGGCCTGCGCTTCGGACGAACCTACGCCAACACGCTCAAGCGGCGCCGGCCGCGGCCCGGCGACAAATGGTTTCTGGATGAGGTGTTTGTCCGCATCGGAGGTAAACTGCACTATCTCTGGCGGGCCGTTGATCAGCACGGAAACGTGCTCGATGTACTGGTTCAGGATCGTCGCAACAAAAAGGCAGCGAAGCGCTTCTTCCGCAAGCTGCTGAAGGGTTTGTGCTACGTGCCCAGAGCCATCGTGACGGATAAACTTGGATCCTATGGTGCCGCCAAACGCGAGATCCTGCCGAGTGTTGAGCATCGGCAGAGCCGATACTTGAACAACCGCTGCGAGGTCTCGCACCAACCCACCCGAAGGCGGGAGCGCCACATGCGGCGGTTCAAATCAGTCCGGCATGCCCAGCAATTTCTCGCCATCCACGCTCAGATCCACAACCACTTCCAACTCCGCCGTCATCGTCTTTCCGCCAGTGAGTACCGGGCTGCGCGTGACCACGCCTTTGCCACGTGGCGCGAGGCCACCGGTGCTGCCTTGGTAGGCTGA
- a CDS encoding amino acid ABC transporter permease: MILATVLGTIIGVARVSKHPPTAAAALVYVEGLRNIPLLLQVLFWQQLLINGLPSVRQSLNLGGWVFLNNRGLVLPDVSAGALPVPPSSMAAIIAATLIGLIVIALRRAEPSRRRQVAVWGLGALLALEVLLATLTVDWSRPALTGFNFRNGVVLVPEFVALVVALTIYNAAFIAEIVRAGIESVNKGQREAAAALGLPPRLTMRLIVLPQAMRVVIPPLANQYSHLLKASSLATVIGYPDLVNVFLGTTLNQTGRAIEIVTMTMAVYLVLSALVAGFTSWFNARVALVER; the protein is encoded by the coding sequence ATGATCCTGGCGACTGTGCTGGGAACTATCATCGGGGTGGCACGGGTGTCGAAGCATCCGCCGACGGCTGCCGCGGCTCTTGTCTACGTCGAAGGTCTCCGCAACATCCCGTTGCTGCTGCAGGTCCTGTTCTGGCAGCAGCTTCTGATCAATGGGCTGCCCAGTGTGCGCCAGAGCCTCAATCTCGGAGGATGGGTTTTCCTCAACAACCGGGGTCTCGTCCTTCCCGATGTTTCGGCCGGGGCACTTCCCGTGCCACCATCGTCGATGGCAGCCATCATTGCTGCGACGCTCATTGGCCTCATCGTGATCGCGCTCCGGCGGGCTGAACCGTCACGTCGGCGGCAAGTCGCCGTCTGGGGTCTCGGGGCACTGCTCGCCCTCGAGGTCTTGTTGGCAACGCTGACCGTTGACTGGAGCCGCCCTGCCCTAACCGGCTTTAACTTCCGGAACGGCGTGGTTCTCGTCCCAGAGTTCGTCGCGCTGGTCGTCGCACTGACGATTTATAACGCGGCCTTCATCGCTGAGATCGTCCGTGCCGGCATCGAATCGGTGAACAAAGGCCAGCGGGAGGCCGCCGCCGCACTTGGGCTCCCGCCGCGTCTGACGATGCGCCTGATCGTTCTGCCCCAAGCGATGCGCGTCGTCATCCCCCCACTCGCGAACCAATACTCGCACTTGCTCAAGGCATCCTCCCTCGCGACGGTGATCGGCTACCCAGATCTTGTGAACGTGTTCCTCGGCACGACACTGAACCAGACCGGTCGAGCCATCGAGATCGTCACGATGACCATGGCGGTGTACCTGGTTCTGAGCGCTCTCGTGGCTGGATTCACCTCGTGGTTCAATGCCAGAGTGGCCTTAGTGGAGCGGTAA
- a CDS encoding amino acid ABC transporter ATP-binding protein, which produces MSGSALVHVSNLCKRYRSQEVLTGISFQVARGECVVLCGPSGSGKSTLLRCINGLEGWNSGEVTVDGVDIAANAHRRGHIGQLVGMVFQDFNLFPHLTVLDNVALGPRVLLKEPSTKAATIGHELLERVGLSGHTQKYPHELSGGQQQRVAIARALAMRPKVMLFDEPTSALDPEMVKEVLDVMRELAASGMTMICVTHEMGFARNVADRVVFLTDGCVCETGQPSDFFSCPTTPQAIKFLGHVLAR; this is translated from the coding sequence ATGTCTGGCTCGGCCTTGGTTCACGTCAGCAATCTGTGCAAGCGCTACCGCTCGCAGGAAGTGCTCACGGGTATCAGCTTCCAGGTTGCACGCGGCGAGTGCGTCGTCCTATGCGGGCCGTCGGGGTCCGGCAAATCGACGCTGCTCCGCTGCATCAACGGTCTTGAGGGCTGGAATTCCGGCGAAGTGACCGTTGACGGCGTTGACATTGCTGCAAACGCACACCGGCGGGGGCACATTGGCCAGCTGGTCGGCATGGTGTTCCAGGACTTTAACCTGTTTCCTCACCTGACGGTCCTCGACAATGTTGCGCTCGGACCCCGCGTCCTGCTGAAAGAGCCGAGCACGAAGGCTGCCACGATCGGACACGAACTGCTCGAGCGCGTCGGACTCTCGGGCCATACACAAAAATATCCCCACGAGTTGTCGGGAGGACAGCAGCAGAGGGTGGCGATTGCGCGGGCTCTCGCGATGAGGCCGAAGGTCATGCTCTTCGATGAGCCAACGTCCGCGCTCGACCCGGAGATGGTGAAGGAAGTGCTTGACGTGATGCGCGAGCTTGCTGCCTCAGGCATGACGATGATCTGTGTAACCCATGAAATGGGGTTCGCGCGCAACGTCGCCGATCGGGTCGTCTTTCTGACGGACGGCTGTGTCTGTGAAACCGGCCAGCCCAGCGACTTTTTCTCCTGCCCCACAACACCCCAGGCCATCAAATTCTTGGGGCACGTGCTGGCACGTTAA